A genomic stretch from Gopherus flavomarginatus isolate rGopFla2 chromosome 3, rGopFla2.mat.asm, whole genome shotgun sequence includes:
- the LOC127047298 gene encoding uncharacterized protein LOC127047298, giving the protein MNIDPRNGLLVTRVLEAVDEGSIEPILRSSTEYLCKCKMRGRIFVREEGAFAVLCELPSAVDPLQVPGTIAVDDGEWKVRDCLEALDHAFGRTEGSEDVYCKFLNARQQKGEKVSAYVQRLEKLLQRAIMRGAVAVEQMDRTRLAQIVRGIQYQNPILLHLRLRERQDNPPSYSRLIKEVREEEERQAAGEVWEVQQHQASGTTSTRTPKALMVNPQEELTQRVQALTQKVTELESTLDSAKTSRCKEPSATMVQRTTFRTSAPPRQQGKGQSFFCYRCGQSGHIAARCQNAENPMLFCQTSVKYVGHIVSQEGVSTDPDKIEALTTWPRPSNYRELKTFLGFSGYYRRFVKNYATIVKPLNDLTRGYQSNKNKSKTQNKRRPPKTPLQRHYGPFEPFGQRWDERCERAFREIITRLTHAPILVFADPSKPFILHTDASLEGLGAVLYQEVEGKRKPVAFASRGLSDSETRYPIHKLEFLALKWAITEKFRDYLYGAQFQVWTDNNPLTYVLTSAKLDATGQRWVAALASYEFSIQYRSGRSNVDADALSRRPQAPDVAVIPTDGVRAICSVSRREPEAPESLHGCVAEALGLPPECVPSASVNYIALDQSPLPMLNAADWQEAQLQDIDICDTLLAKREGRGPAEVVPPTPEMYEDEDSSADTQDTNIDLFDMPANVQVRLCRQQNGKRMKLLKHAVIA; this is encoded by the exons ATGAATATTGACCCCAGGAACGGTCTTCTGGTAACGAGGGTGCTGGAGGCAGTCGATGAGGGCTCAATAGAACCTATCTTAAGGTCATCCACTGAGTACTTGTGTAAGTGCAAAATGCGTGGGCGCATTTTTGTGAGGGAAGAGGGCGCTTTTGCTGTATTGTGTGAGCTGCCCTCGGCTGTGGACCCTCTACAGGTTCCAGGCACGATAGCAGTGGATGATGGTGAGTGGAAG GTgagggactgcctagaggccctggaCCATGCTTTTGGGAGAACTGAGGGTTCAGAGGATGTTTATTGCAAATTCCTCAATGCCAGGCAACAAAAGGGAGAGAAGGTTTCTGCCTATGTCCAAAGATTGGAGAAATTATTACAGAGAGCCATCATGAGGGGAGCAGTAGCCGTTGAGCAAATGGACCGGACTAGATTGGCTCAGATTGTGAGAGGAATTCAATATCAGAACCCAATCCTTCTCCACCTTCGATTAAGGGAACGGCAAGATAATCCACCAAGTTACTCTCGCCTGATAAAAGAGGTCcgagaagaagaagagaggcaggcagctggcgaGGTTTGGGAGGTGCAGCAACACCAAGCATCTGGCACAACATCCACACGGACACCCAAGGCACTAATGGTGAATCCTCAAGAGGAACTTACTCAGCGAGTGCAGGCCTTAACACAGAAAGTGACTGAACTAGAGAGTACTCTCGATTcagcaaagacttcaaggtgcaaggAACCCTCTGCTACCATGGTCCAGAGGACTACGTTTAGAACATCTGCACCCCCTCGACAGCAAGGGAAAGGACAATCCTTCTTCTGCTACCGGTGTGGCCAGAGTGGGCACATTGCTGCAAGGTGTCAGAATGCAGAGAATCCCATGCTG TtttgccaaacctcagtgaagtatgtaggtcacatcgtgtcccaagagggtgtgagtactgaccccgataaaatagaagcactcactacctggccacgtcccagtaactacagagaactcaagacgtttcttggatttagtggctactaccgcagatttgtgaagaactatgctacgattgtaaaacctctgaatgatcttaccaggggataccagtccaacaagaacaaatctaagacccagaataagcgaagGCCTCCAAAgactcctttgcagagacactatggccccttcgaaccatttgggcagcggtgggatgaaagatgtgagagagcttttcgggaaatcattactcgcttaactcatgctcccatcctagtctttgctgacccaagcaaaccgtttatcctgcatactgatgccagtttggagggtctgggagcagtactgtatcaggaagtggaaggcaaacgcaaaccggtagcctttgccagccgaggactgtctgacagtgaaactcgctaccccatccacaagctggagttcttggccttgaaatgggccatcactgagaaatttcgagactacttgtacggtgctcagttccaggtgtggacagacaacaacccactgacctatgtgttaacaagtgctaaattggatgctacaggccagagatgggtggctgccttggctagctatgagttcagcattcaataccgatcagggaggagcaatgtagatgcagatgccttgtccagacgtccgcaggcacctgacgttgctgtgatacccacggatggcgtgagagctatctgcagtgtgagtcgccgagagccagaggcccctgagagccttcatggatgtgttgctgaagctttgggcctgccccctgaatgcgtgccttctgcttcagtgaactatattgctttggaccaatctcccttgcccatgctcaatgcagctgactggcaggaagcccagctgcaagatattgacatttgtgatacactacttgccaaaagagaggggcgaggcccagctgaggttgtcccacctaccccagaga TGTATGAAGATGAGGACTCTTCAGCCGACACCCAAGACACTAATATTGACCTGTTTGACATGCCTGCCA ATGTTCAAGTTAGACTCTGTAGGCAGCAGAATGGAAAAAGAATGAAACTCTTGAAACATGCGGTTATTGCTTAA